A section of the Streptomyces sp. NBC_01591 genome encodes:
- the efeO gene encoding iron uptake system protein EfeO, whose product MRAVRFSVVTAAATVAALTAVTGCAEKSDGKGDGALQVVAKDDSCEVSKKKLPAGHIELAVQNKGSKVTEVYVLFPDDRIVAERENIGPGTKANITAEIKAGSYEIACKPGMKGHGIRQKLEVTGGKAAKRSPEMDKAVAEYRTYVQAQADETLPKAKKFTDAVAAGDIEAAKKIYADSRLGWERTEPVAESFGDIDPKVDIREDGLEDGQEWTGWHRLEKALWQDKKLGAEEKALAPVLYKDLVDWQKRVGTAEITPTSMANGAKELLDEVATGKVTGEEERYSHTDLVDFKGNVEGAEKSYELLKPIASKNDAALTTTLDKRFAELDTLLDKYRKDKSSYEFTSYEKVGKADRKELSDAVNALAEPLSRLAAAVTK is encoded by the coding sequence ATGCGAGCCGTTCGTTTCTCCGTCGTCACCGCTGCCGCCACGGTGGCCGCTCTGACCGCCGTCACGGGCTGCGCAGAGAAGAGCGACGGCAAGGGCGACGGCGCCCTGCAGGTCGTCGCGAAGGACGACTCCTGCGAGGTGTCGAAGAAGAAGCTTCCGGCCGGTCATATCGAACTGGCCGTGCAGAACAAGGGCTCCAAGGTCACCGAGGTCTATGTCCTCTTCCCGGACGACCGCATCGTCGCCGAGCGCGAGAACATCGGCCCCGGCACCAAGGCCAACATCACGGCCGAGATCAAGGCCGGTTCGTACGAGATCGCCTGCAAGCCCGGCATGAAGGGCCACGGCATCCGGCAGAAGCTGGAGGTCACCGGCGGCAAGGCGGCCAAGCGCAGCCCCGAGATGGACAAGGCCGTCGCGGAGTACCGCACCTACGTCCAGGCCCAGGCCGACGAGACGCTGCCGAAGGCCAAGAAGTTCACGGACGCCGTCGCGGCCGGTGACATCGAGGCCGCCAAGAAGATCTACGCCGACTCCCGGCTCGGCTGGGAGCGCACCGAGCCGGTCGCCGAGTCCTTCGGTGACATCGACCCGAAGGTCGACATCCGCGAGGACGGCCTGGAGGACGGCCAGGAGTGGACCGGCTGGCACCGTCTGGAGAAGGCGCTGTGGCAGGACAAGAAGCTGGGCGCCGAGGAGAAGGCCCTCGCCCCGGTTCTCTACAAGGACCTGGTCGACTGGCAGAAGCGGGTCGGCACGGCGGAGATCACCCCGACCTCGATGGCCAACGGCGCCAAGGAGCTCCTCGACGAGGTCGCCACCGGCAAGGTCACCGGTGAGGAGGAGCGCTACAGCCACACCGACCTGGTCGACTTCAAGGGCAACGTCGAGGGCGCCGAGAAGTCCTACGAGCTGCTGAAGCCGATCGCCTCGAAGAACGACGCGGCGCTGACCACCACCCTGGACAAGCGGTTCGCGGAGCTCGACACGCTGCTGGACAAGTACCGCAAGGACAAGAGCTCCTACGAGTTCACCTCGTACGAGAAGGTCGGCAAGGCGGACCGCAAGGAGCTTTCGGACGCGGTCAACGCGCTGGCCGAGCCGCTGTCCCGGCTCGCCGCCGCGGTGACGAAGTAA
- the efeB gene encoding iron uptake transporter deferrochelatase/peroxidase subunit produces the protein MSDQAQAGETPKEPSAPAPSRRALLGWGGAGLALGAVAAGGAVAAVRTESDAVPAADSGAAVPFHGAHQAGIATAVQDRLHFAAFDVTTKDRAELIALLKEWTRAAERMTAGHAVGDGAYGGLAEAPPDDTGEALGLKPSRLTLTIGFGPSLFAKGRFGLEDKRPEALVDLPKFPGDNLDAARSGGDLCVQACADDPQVAVHAIRNLARIGMGRTAIRWSQLGFGKTSSTTPDAQTPRNMMGFKDGTRNISGADTAALDKHVWVGGKDDAGWMTGGSYLVARRIRMHIETWDRAPLQEQEDIFGRDKGEGAPVGKSKERDEPFLKAMLPTAHVRLAHPDSNDGATILRRGYSFTDGTDGLGRLDAGLFFIAYQRDVRKAFIPLQRRLAAHDALNEYIQHVGSAHFAVPPGVRDKDDWWGRALFS, from the coding sequence ATGTCCGATCAGGCACAGGCCGGCGAAACCCCGAAGGAACCCTCTGCTCCCGCCCCGTCCCGCCGGGCGCTGCTCGGCTGGGGCGGCGCGGGTCTCGCGCTGGGCGCCGTCGCGGCCGGCGGTGCGGTCGCCGCGGTGCGCACGGAGAGCGACGCGGTGCCGGCCGCGGACAGCGGTGCGGCCGTGCCGTTCCATGGTGCGCACCAGGCCGGTATCGCCACCGCCGTACAGGACAGGCTGCACTTCGCCGCGTTCGACGTGACGACGAAGGACCGCGCCGAGCTGATCGCGCTGCTCAAGGAGTGGACGCGGGCGGCGGAGCGGATGACGGCCGGTCATGCGGTCGGCGACGGGGCGTACGGCGGGCTCGCCGAGGCCCCGCCGGACGACACGGGCGAGGCGCTGGGGCTCAAGCCGTCCCGGCTCACGCTCACCATCGGCTTCGGCCCCTCGCTCTTCGCCAAGGGCCGGTTCGGCCTGGAGGACAAGCGCCCCGAGGCGCTCGTCGACCTGCCGAAGTTCCCCGGCGACAACCTCGACGCGGCCCGCAGCGGCGGCGATCTCTGCGTCCAGGCGTGTGCGGACGACCCGCAGGTCGCGGTGCACGCCATCCGCAACCTCGCCAGGATCGGCATGGGCCGCACCGCGATCCGCTGGTCCCAGCTGGGCTTCGGCAAGACGTCCTCGACGACGCCGGACGCCCAGACCCCGCGCAACATGATGGGCTTCAAGGACGGCACCCGGAACATCTCCGGCGCCGACACCGCCGCCCTGGACAAGCATGTGTGGGTCGGCGGGAAGGACGACGCGGGCTGGATGACCGGGGGTTCGTACCTGGTGGCCCGGCGCATCCGGATGCACATCGAGACCTGGGACCGCGCCCCGCTCCAGGAGCAGGAGGACATCTTCGGCCGCGACAAGGGCGAGGGCGCCCCGGTCGGCAAGTCCAAGGAGCGCGACGAGCCGTTCCTGAAGGCGATGCTGCCGACCGCGCATGTGCGGCTCGCCCACCCGGACAGCAACGACGGTGCGACGATCCTGCGCCGCGGCTACTCCTTCACCGACGGCACGGACGGCCTCGGCCGGCTCGACGCCGGGCTGTTCTTCATCGCCTACCAGCGCGACGTGCGCAAGGCGTTCATTCCGCTGCAGCGGCGCCTCGCGGCGCACGACGCACTCAACGAGTACATCCAGCACGTGGGTTCGGCGCACTTCGCCGTCCCGCCGGGCGTCCGCGACAAGGACGACTGGTGGGGCCGGGCGCTGTTCTCGTAG
- the efeU gene encoding iron uptake transporter permease EfeU — MFSNFLIGLREGLEASLVVCILIAYLVKTGNRNKLVPIWTGVGIAVVISLAFGAALEFGSQEMTFKAQEALGGSLSIVSVGLVTWMVFWMRRTARHLKTELHGKLDAALAMGTGALVATALLAVGREGLETSLFVWRAVHAADDGWHPMIGALLGIAAAVVLGWLFYRGALRINLSKFFTWTGGMLVIVAAGVLAYGVHDLQEAEFIGGLHNQAFDISATIPPDSWYGTLLKGTFNFQPDPTVLQVTVWALYLIPTLALFLAPVGFGRSVGATDRKARKAADEKPEAGSAGDGARDGDGAVDDGERLRDGARRAGSGAGGNQV, encoded by the coding sequence GTGTTCAGCAACTTCCTGATCGGCCTGCGCGAGGGCCTGGAGGCCAGCCTGGTCGTCTGCATCCTCATCGCCTATCTGGTGAAGACCGGCAACAGGAACAAGCTGGTGCCGATCTGGACCGGTGTCGGGATCGCGGTCGTGATCAGCCTGGCGTTCGGTGCCGCGCTCGAATTCGGTTCGCAGGAGATGACGTTCAAGGCCCAGGAGGCGCTCGGCGGTTCGCTGTCGATCGTCTCCGTCGGCCTGGTCACCTGGATGGTCTTCTGGATGCGGCGCACCGCGCGGCACCTGAAGACGGAGCTGCACGGCAAGCTCGACGCGGCGCTCGCGATGGGCACCGGGGCGCTGGTCGCCACGGCGCTCCTCGCGGTGGGCCGGGAGGGCCTGGAGACCTCGCTGTTCGTGTGGCGTGCGGTGCACGCGGCGGACGACGGCTGGCACCCGATGATCGGCGCGCTCCTCGGGATCGCGGCCGCCGTCGTACTGGGCTGGCTGTTCTACCGGGGCGCGCTGAGGATCAACCTGTCGAAGTTCTTCACCTGGACCGGCGGCATGCTGGTGATCGTCGCGGCGGGCGTGCTCGCGTACGGCGTCCACGACCTGCAGGAAGCGGAGTTCATCGGCGGTCTGCACAACCAGGCGTTCGACATCAGCGCCACGATTCCGCCGGACAGCTGGTACGGCACGCTGCTGAAGGGCACGTTCAACTTCCAGCCCGACCCGACCGTTCTCCAGGTCACGGTGTGGGCGCTGTATCTGATCCCCACACTCGCGCTGTTCCTCGCCCCGGTAGGGTTCGGACGGTCAGTGGGGGCGACGGATCGGAAGGCGCGGAAAGCAGCGGATGAGAAGCCTGAGGCCGGTTCGGCTGGCGACGGGGCTCGCGACGGCGACGGTGCTGTCGATGACGGCGAGCGGTTGCGTGACGGTGCACGGCGAGCTGGAAGTGGTGCCGGCGGCAACCAGGTCTGA
- a CDS encoding bifunctional DNA primase/polymerase: MGADFGRYRGSESKFSQWLRRRPKPHQSEVDDTAREALLLAVAEAGMPIAPAAHPVGYRCSCERIGCPTPARHPISFAWQTQSTTDRAQIERWARSQPQANFITATGMIHDVLDVPLTAGTQALERLLAAGIDVGPVARSGDDRMLFFTATRGTPEDEDEWWPCELDCHPETMDEHPGLRWHCRGSYVLLPPARLPGELDVRWVRGPENPLPDPLTLLETLTDACAQYADAADQSDLDHDSVAWPLSR, encoded by the coding sequence ATGGGCGCCGATTTCGGCCGTTATCGCGGCTCAGAGAGCAAATTTTCCCAATGGCTTCGCCGCCGACCCAAACCGCACCAGAGCGAGGTCGACGACACCGCCCGGGAGGCGCTGCTCCTGGCCGTCGCCGAGGCCGGAATGCCGATCGCGCCGGCCGCCCATCCGGTCGGATACCGATGTTCGTGCGAACGCATCGGCTGTCCCACCCCCGCCCGGCACCCGATCTCCTTCGCCTGGCAGACGCAGTCCACCACCGACCGGGCGCAGATCGAGCGCTGGGCCCGCAGCCAGCCGCAGGCCAACTTCATCACCGCGACCGGCATGATCCACGACGTGCTCGACGTGCCGCTGACCGCGGGCACCCAGGCACTGGAGCGGCTCCTCGCCGCGGGCATCGACGTCGGCCCCGTCGCCCGGTCCGGCGACGACCGGATGCTCTTCTTCACCGCCACCCGCGGTACGCCCGAGGACGAGGACGAATGGTGGCCGTGCGAGCTCGACTGCCACCCCGAGACCATGGACGAACACCCTGGGCTGCGCTGGCACTGCCGCGGCAGCTATGTGCTCCTGCCGCCGGCCCGGCTCCCCGGTGAACTGGACGTGCGGTGGGTGCGCGGGCCGGAGAACCCGCTGCCCGACCCGCTGACCCTGCTGGAGACGCTCACCGACGCGTGCGCGCAGTACGCGGACGCGGCGGACCAGAGCGATCTCGACCATGACTCGGTGGCGTGGCCGCTGAGCCGTTAG
- a CDS encoding TetR/AcrR family transcriptional regulator encodes MVENRLPDASRRSERSRRAIHDAALALVAEVGYPRTTIEAIAARAGVGKQTIYRWWPSKAAVLLEAFVGLGERAAGQSGADQAQGIPDTGDLAADLKAVLRATVDELNDPAFEAPTRALAAEGIVDPQVGAEFVQKLLDPGLQLYVARLRAAQEAGQVRADVDPRIALELLVGPLTHRWLLRTLPLTHEYADAIVDHALRGLAP; translated from the coding sequence ATGGTAGAGAACCGGTTGCCCGACGCCAGCCGCCGCAGCGAGCGCTCGCGCCGCGCGATCCACGACGCGGCGCTCGCCCTGGTCGCGGAGGTCGGCTATCCGAGGACCACCATCGAGGCCATCGCCGCGCGGGCCGGCGTCGGGAAGCAGACGATCTACCGCTGGTGGCCCTCCAAGGCGGCCGTCCTCCTGGAGGCCTTCGTGGGCCTGGGCGAGCGGGCCGCCGGGCAGAGCGGCGCGGACCAGGCGCAGGGGATCCCGGACACCGGCGATCTCGCGGCCGACCTCAAGGCCGTCCTGCGGGCCACCGTCGACGAGCTGAACGACCCCGCCTTCGAGGCGCCGACCAGGGCGCTCGCGGCCGAGGGGATCGTGGATCCGCAGGTCGGCGCCGAATTCGTCCAGAAGCTGCTCGACCCCGGGCTCCAGCTGTACGTCGCACGGCTGCGCGCCGCCCAGGAGGCGGGCCAGGTCCGCGCCGACGTCGACCCGCGGATCGCCCTGGAGCTCCTCGTCGGCCCGCTCACCCACCGTTGGCTGCTGCGTACCCTCCCGCTCACCCATGAGTACGCGGACGCGATCGTCGACCACGCCCTGCGCGGTCTGGCGCCCTGA
- the ddaH gene encoding dimethylargininase, translating to MGSRTHPCDVPRQATPAFREEPSLPREATPRRYLMCAPTHFRVTYSINPWMDPSKPVDLSLAQTQWEDLRDRYRALGHTVELLAPRPDLPDMVFAANGATVVDGRVLGARFAYRERYEEAGAHREWFLANGFTEIHEPDHVNEGEGDFAVTASYVLAGRGFRSSPLSHGEAQEFFGRPVIGLDLVDPRYYHLDTALSVLDDAGDEIMYYPGAFSPGSRSVLARLFPDALIAEEADAAALGLNAVSDGLHVLLPQAATGLFDPLRARGFEPVPMDLGELLKGGGSVKCCTQELRG from the coding sequence ATGGGCTCACGCACACACCCGTGCGATGTCCCCCGGCAGGCAACCCCTGCCTTTCGTGAGGAGCCTTCATTGCCTCGTGAAGCCACACCCCGCCGCTACCTGATGTGCGCCCCCACGCACTTCAGGGTGACGTACTCCATCAACCCCTGGATGGACCCCAGCAAGCCCGTGGATCTCTCCCTGGCCCAGACCCAGTGGGAGGACCTGCGCGACCGGTACCGCGCCCTCGGGCACACCGTGGAGCTGCTCGCCCCCCGCCCCGATCTGCCCGACATGGTGTTCGCCGCCAACGGCGCCACCGTCGTCGACGGCCGGGTGCTGGGCGCCCGCTTCGCGTACCGGGAGCGGTACGAGGAGGCCGGGGCCCACCGCGAGTGGTTCCTGGCCAACGGCTTCACCGAGATCCATGAACCGGACCACGTCAACGAGGGCGAGGGCGACTTCGCGGTCACCGCGTCGTACGTCCTGGCCGGGCGGGGCTTCCGGTCCAGTCCCCTCTCGCACGGCGAGGCGCAGGAGTTCTTCGGGCGCCCGGTGATCGGGCTCGATCTGGTCGACCCGCGCTATTACCACCTGGACACGGCGCTGTCCGTGCTCGACGACGCGGGCGACGAGATCATGTACTACCCGGGCGCCTTCTCGCCGGGCAGCCGGTCGGTGCTGGCCCGGCTCTTCCCCGACGCGCTGATCGCCGAGGAGGCGGACGCCGCGGCGCTCGGGCTGAACGCGGTGAGCGACGGGCTCCATGTGCTGCTGCCGCAGGCCGCGACGGGGCTCTTCGATCCGCTGCGGGCGCGGGGCTTCGAACCGGTGCCGATGGACCTGGGCGAGCTGCTCAAGGGCGGCGGCAGCGTGAAGTGCTGCACGCAGGAGCTGCGGGGGTAG
- a CDS encoding small ribosomal subunit Rsm22 family protein: MNATLPTAEVLRATLAGLLDGLPPKQAAQAVERLIANYRGTTPTDAPVLRDRSDVAAYAAYRMPATFEAVRSALAALQEAAPDWAPATHTDIGGGTGAASWAVAGAWEGPRTIVLDWAEPALALGRELAGLSGVPALRDAEWRRARIGAGLELAPTDLITVSYVLKELTADVRAALVDTAAAAAQAVVVVEPGTPDGYARIIEARERLIAAGLTVAAPCPHSEACPIEPGTDWCHFSARVSRSSLHRQVKGGSLPYEDEKFSYVVATRFGTEPVRARVTRKPQIRKGQVLLDLCTRDEALRRATVTKRHGELYRAARDIAWGDEWPPGEDD, translated from the coding sequence GTGAACGCCACCCTCCCCACCGCGGAAGTCCTGCGCGCGACGCTGGCCGGACTGCTCGACGGGCTGCCGCCCAAGCAGGCCGCCCAGGCCGTCGAACGGCTCATCGCCAACTACCGCGGGACCACCCCGACCGACGCGCCGGTGCTCCGCGACCGCTCCGACGTCGCCGCGTACGCCGCGTACCGGATGCCCGCCACCTTCGAGGCGGTACGGTCCGCCCTCGCCGCGCTCCAGGAGGCCGCCCCCGACTGGGCGCCCGCCACGCACACCGACATCGGCGGCGGCACCGGAGCGGCGAGCTGGGCCGTGGCAGGGGCCTGGGAGGGGCCCCGGACGATCGTGCTGGACTGGGCCGAGCCCGCACTCGCCCTCGGCCGTGAACTCGCCGGGCTCTCCGGCGTCCCCGCCCTGCGCGACGCCGAGTGGCGCCGGGCCCGGATCGGCGCGGGCCTCGAACTCGCCCCCACGGACCTGATCACCGTCTCCTACGTACTCAAGGAGCTGACCGCGGACGTCCGCGCCGCCCTCGTCGACACGGCCGCCGCGGCGGCACAGGCGGTCGTGGTCGTCGAACCGGGCACCCCCGACGGCTACGCCCGGATCATCGAGGCCCGCGAGCGGCTGATCGCCGCCGGGCTGACGGTCGCCGCGCCCTGCCCGCACAGCGAGGCCTGCCCGATCGAGCCGGGCACGGACTGGTGCCACTTCTCGGCCCGGGTCAGCCGCTCCTCGCTGCACCGGCAGGTCAAGGGCGGCTCGCTGCCGTACGAGGACGAGAAGTTCAGCTATGTCGTGGCGACCCGCTTCGGGACGGAGCCCGTCCGGGCGCGGGTCACCCGCAAACCGCAGATCCGCAAGGGACAGGTGCTGCTGGACCTCTGCACCCGCGACGAGGCCCTGCGGCGGGCCACGGTCACCAAGCGGCACGGCGAGCTGTACCGCGCCGCCCGGGACATCGCGTGGGGCGACGAGTGGCCGCCCGGCGAGGACGACTGA
- a CDS encoding multidrug effflux MFS transporter has translation MPESGMSRAQQERAHITTAGTGAAEPGATGTTPGKPAAAEAARRTGLLVTLVLGGLTAVPPLSMDMYLPALPAVTESLHSPAATVQLTLTACLTGLALGQVVVGPLSDRWGRRRPLLLGMIIYVVATAMCVFAPTTGLLIGFRLLQGLAGAAGIVIARAVVRDMYDGVEMARFFSTLMLISGVAPIVAPLIGGQVLRFTDWRGIFAVLTFVGLALTLVVWKWLVETLPPQDRHTGGLGDALRTMRGLLADRVFTGYMIAGSLAFATLFSYVSASPFVVQEIYGASPQTFSLLFGINSVGLIIVGQINGKILVGRVSLDKALAFGLSVITLAAVALLLMTTGVFGEVGLVPVAAGLFVLMSAMGMAMPNTNAQALMRTKHAAGSASALLGTSSFLIGAIASPLVGIAGEDTAVPMAVVQVVCAVGAMVCFLGLCRPWRRVA, from the coding sequence ATGCCGGAGAGCGGCATGAGCCGGGCCCAGCAGGAACGCGCACACATAACGACCGCCGGAACCGGGGCCGCAGAGCCCGGAGCCACCGGCACAACCCCCGGAAAGCCAGCCGCTGCCGAAGCGGCCAGGCGTACCGGACTTCTCGTCACCCTCGTCCTCGGCGGTCTCACCGCGGTTCCGCCGCTCTCCATGGACATGTACCTCCCCGCCCTGCCCGCGGTCACCGAGTCCCTGCACTCTCCTGCCGCCACCGTCCAGCTCACCCTCACCGCCTGCCTGACCGGCCTGGCGCTCGGGCAGGTTGTCGTCGGGCCGTTGAGCGACCGGTGGGGGAGGCGCAGGCCACTGCTCCTCGGCATGATCATCTACGTCGTCGCCACCGCGATGTGCGTCTTCGCGCCCACCACCGGACTGCTCATCGGCTTCCGCCTGCTCCAGGGGCTGGCCGGTGCGGCGGGCATCGTCATCGCCCGTGCCGTGGTGCGCGACATGTACGACGGCGTGGAGATGGCCAGGTTCTTCTCCACCCTGATGCTCATCTCCGGCGTCGCGCCGATCGTCGCCCCGCTGATCGGCGGACAGGTGCTGCGGTTCACCGACTGGCGCGGAATCTTCGCCGTCCTCACCTTCGTCGGCCTGGCGCTCACCCTCGTCGTCTGGAAGTGGCTGGTTGAGACCCTGCCGCCGCAGGACCGGCACACCGGCGGCCTCGGCGACGCGCTGCGCACCATGCGCGGACTGCTCGCCGACCGGGTCTTCACCGGCTACATGATCGCGGGCAGCCTCGCCTTCGCCACCCTCTTCTCGTACGTGAGCGCATCGCCGTTCGTCGTGCAGGAGATCTACGGCGCCTCGCCGCAGACGTTCAGCCTGCTCTTCGGCATCAACTCGGTCGGCCTGATCATCGTGGGCCAGATCAACGGCAAGATCCTGGTCGGCCGGGTCAGCCTGGACAAGGCGCTCGCCTTCGGGCTCTCCGTCATCACGCTCGCCGCGGTCGCCCTGCTGCTGATGACGACCGGGGTCTTCGGAGAGGTGGGCCTGGTCCCGGTCGCCGCCGGGCTGTTCGTGCTGATGTCGGCGATGGGGATGGCGATGCCGAACACGAACGCGCAGGCGCTGATGCGTACGAAGCACGCGGCCGGGTCCGCCTCGGCGCTGCTCGGCACCTCGTCCTTCCTGATCGGCGCCATCGCGTCGCCGCTCGTCGGGATCGCGGGCGAGGACACGGCCGTGCCGATGGCTGTCGTGCAGGTGGTGTGCGCGGTGGGTGCGATGGTCTGCTTCCTCGGGCTGTGCCGGCCCTGGCGGCGGGTGGCGTAG
- a CDS encoding Gfo/Idh/MocA family protein: MSGTVRWGVLATGGIAAAFTEDLRSMPDTEVVAVASRTDASAQAFAQRFGIPRAYGSWAALAADDEVDVVYVATPHSAHREAAALCLEAGKHVLCEKAFTLNAREADELVKLARDRGLFLMEAMWTYCNPVVRRMTALVRDGAIGDIRTVQADFGLAGPFGPEHRLRDWALGGGALLDLGVYPVSFAQLLLGEPDRVQADAVLSPEGVDLHTAMLLGWSEAGASALLNCSLVADTPQTAAVTGTKGRIEFPRGFFYPERFVLHRPGHEPEEFTAGAAGAAGSAGEGLRRLQFEQAEVVRALRAGETESPLVPLDGSLAVMRTLDAVRDRIGVRYAADDYPADDLG, encoded by the coding sequence ATGAGCGGCACTGTGCGGTGGGGTGTGCTGGCGACCGGCGGTATCGCCGCGGCGTTCACCGAGGATCTCCGGTCGATGCCGGACACGGAAGTGGTGGCCGTCGCATCTCGGACAGATGCCTCGGCGCAGGCGTTCGCGCAGCGGTTCGGGATACCCCGGGCATACGGCAGCTGGGCCGCTCTCGCCGCTGACGACGAGGTCGATGTGGTGTACGTCGCGACGCCGCACTCGGCGCACCGGGAGGCGGCCGCGCTCTGCCTGGAGGCCGGGAAGCACGTGCTGTGCGAGAAGGCGTTCACGCTCAACGCCCGGGAGGCGGACGAGCTGGTGAAGCTCGCCCGGGACCGGGGCCTCTTCCTGATGGAGGCCATGTGGACGTACTGCAACCCGGTCGTCCGGCGCATGACGGCGCTGGTGCGGGACGGCGCCATCGGCGATATCCGCACCGTGCAGGCCGACTTCGGGCTCGCGGGCCCGTTCGGGCCCGAGCACCGGCTGCGCGATTGGGCGCTGGGCGGCGGCGCGCTGCTGGATCTCGGGGTCTATCCGGTGTCGTTCGCGCAGCTGCTGCTGGGCGAGCCGGACCGGGTGCAGGCCGACGCGGTGCTCTCCCCCGAGGGCGTCGACCTGCACACCGCGATGCTGCTGGGCTGGTCGGAGGCGGGCGCCTCGGCGCTGCTGAACTGCTCGCTCGTCGCGGACACTCCGCAGACCGCCGCGGTCACCGGCACGAAGGGCCGGATCGAGTTCCCGCGCGGCTTCTTCTACCCGGAGCGGTTCGTGCTGCACCGGCCCGGACACGAGCCCGAGGAGTTCACGGCCGGAGCCGCCGGAGCCGCCGGGTCTGCGGGCGAGGGGCTGCGCAGGTTGCAGTTCGAGCAGGCCGAGGTGGTACGGGCGCTGCGGGCGGGCGAGACAGAGTCGCCGCTGGTGCCGTTGGACGGGTCGCTCGCCGTGATGCGGACGCTCGACGCGGTGCGTGACCGCATCGGCGTCCGCTATGCGGCGGACGACTACCCGGCCGACGACCTCGGCTGA
- a CDS encoding alkaline phosphatase D family protein yields MSHSSHQQEMRDAAKQVGRRRFLTVTGAAAALAFSANLPAAGTASAAELDARKIGEDPFTLGVASGDPLPDSVLLWTRLAPRPYESGSGLPRARVQVRWELARDERFSRVVRRGSATAHPEFDHSVHVEVKGLDADRAFYYRFRTGTWTSPVGRTRTAPAHGARNSALSLAAVSCQAYHDGYFTAYKHLAQEDVDVVFHLGDYLYEYAVNATGGARNYTDRRLPAHYNRETVTLEDYRLRYGLYKSDPDLRAAHAAHPFVVTWDDHETENNYAGGTPENDVPPEEFLLRRAAAYRAYWENQPLRAPQRPTGPDMRLYRRLQFGRLAQFDILDTRQYRSDQAYGDGWQTPGPESQDPSRTMTGATQERWLLDGWHASRATWNVVPQQVTFAQRRDVPTDAFKVSMDAWDGYPASRGRILKGAEAAGVDNLMVLTGDVHVGYGFDLKKDFDDPSSRTVGTEIVATSITSGKDGSDRPGSWNNQMQANPHMKFFNGRRGYAVVTLGREQARADYRTVSAVTTPGAPLTTAASFVTEVGNQGLTPA; encoded by the coding sequence ATGTCACACTCATCGCACCAGCAGGAGATGCGCGACGCCGCCAAGCAGGTCGGGCGCCGCCGATTCCTCACCGTCACCGGCGCCGCCGCCGCGCTCGCCTTCTCGGCCAACCTGCCCGCCGCGGGCACCGCGAGCGCCGCCGAGCTGGACGCCAGGAAGATCGGCGAGGACCCGTTCACCCTCGGCGTCGCCTCCGGAGACCCGCTTCCCGACTCGGTCCTGCTGTGGACGAGACTCGCACCGCGCCCGTACGAGTCCGGCAGCGGACTGCCCCGGGCCCGTGTGCAGGTGCGCTGGGAACTCGCCCGCGACGAGCGCTTCTCCCGCGTCGTGCGGCGCGGGTCGGCCACCGCCCACCCGGAGTTCGACCACAGCGTCCACGTCGAGGTCAAGGGCCTCGACGCCGACCGCGCCTTCTACTACCGCTTCCGCACCGGAACGTGGACCAGCCCCGTCGGCCGGACCCGCACCGCGCCCGCCCACGGTGCCCGCAACAGCGCGCTGAGCCTGGCCGCCGTCTCCTGCCAGGCGTACCACGACGGCTACTTCACCGCGTACAAGCACCTCGCGCAGGAGGACGTCGACGTCGTCTTCCACCTCGGCGACTACCTCTACGAGTACGCCGTCAACGCGACCGGCGGCGCCCGCAACTACACCGACCGCAGGCTCCCCGCCCACTACAACCGGGAGACGGTCACGCTGGAGGACTACCGGCTGCGGTACGGCCTCTACAAGTCCGACCCCGATCTGCGCGCCGCCCACGCCGCGCACCCCTTCGTCGTCACCTGGGACGACCACGAGACCGAGAACAACTACGCGGGCGGCACCCCCGAGAACGACGTACCGCCGGAGGAGTTCCTGCTGCGCCGCGCCGCCGCGTACCGCGCCTACTGGGAGAACCAGCCGCTGCGCGCCCCGCAGCGCCCCACCGGCCCGGACATGAGGCTCTACCGGCGCCTGCAGTTCGGCCGGCTCGCCCAGTTCGACATCCTCGACACCCGCCAGTACCGCAGCGACCAGGCGTACGGCGATGGCTGGCAGACGCCCGGACCGGAGTCCCAGGACCCGTCGCGCACCATGACCGGCGCCACCCAGGAGCGCTGGCTGCTCGACGGCTGGCACGCCTCGCGGGCCACCTGGAACGTCGTGCCGCAGCAGGTCACCTTCGCCCAGCGGCGCGACGTCCCCACCGACGCCTTCAAGGTGTCCATGGACGCGTGGGACGGCTACCCCGCCTCCCGGGGCCGCATCCTGAAGGGCGCCGAGGCCGCCGGGGTCGACAACCTGATGGTGCTGACCGGCGATGTGCACGTCGGCTACGGCTTCGACCTGAAGAAGGACTTCGACGACCCCTCGTCCCGCACCGTCGGCACGGAGATCGTCGCCACCTCCATCACCAGCGGCAAGGACGGCTCGGACCGGCCCGGCAGCTGGAACAACCAGATGCAGGCCAACCCGCACATGAAGTTCTTCAACGGCCGGCGCGGATACGCCGTCGTCACGCTGGGCCGGGAGCAGGCGCGCGCCGACTACCGCACGGTCTCCGCCGTCACCACGCCCGGTGCGCCCCTCACGACGGCCGCGTCGTTCGTCACCGAGGTGGGCAACCAGGGCCTCACGCCCGCGTAA